CTCCACCACCGCCGCGGGCTCGATGAAGAAGGTGGCGCCGCTCTCCGAGCGGTCGTGGACGATGCCGGGCACCGCCGACCTCTGGTCGGCACGCACCGGCAGGCAGAAGCGGCCGGAACGGACGGTGACGACGGCCTCCTGCAGCACCTGGCGGGCGGCCAGGCTCCGCACCATGGCCTCCAGGCGCTGGCGGACGGCCGCCTCCACATTCCGCTGCCGGCGGCGAAGCGCGGCCAGGGCCGATGAGGCGGTGTCGAGCCAGCTGCCGTCGGGCGCGACGGAGCGGGCGAGCCGCTCCTCCAGGGCGGGCAGGCGCGGCAGCCGCCGCGCTTCCTCGCCCAGGCGCGGCGCCCCGGACCCCTCCTCCAGGAGCCAGGCCGCCAGCCTTGCCGAGGCGCGGAGGAAGGCGAGCAGGGCGAAGAGCTCCTCGCCGCCCAGGGCGGCCCCGAGACGGAGGCGCTCCAGCCAGGAGCGCGGATCCAGCTCGGGCATGCGGGGCAGGGAGGCGTCGCGGCGCCGGAGCTCCATGGCCTCGGCTAGGCGCGCCTGGCGCTCGGCCAGGAGCACAGGGTCCGCGCTGGGCCGGAGCGCCCGCGCCGCCTCCCGCGCCGGCGCAAAGGCCGTGGCGCCGGCCAGCGCCTCCAGGATGCGCGGGAAGTCGAGCTTCTCCAGAACCGCCTCGTCGAACACCGCCGTTCCCCCTTCGCCTCCGCCCGGCATCGGCGCGGTCCCCGGCCTCCGGCCGCCCGGCTAGCCGGCCGCCTTCGCCCCGTCCCCCGCCTGCCCGGGCAGCACCAGCTGCTCGGCCGCGTTGAAGAACTGGCGGTAGGCGAGAAGGCCCGTCAGCATGGAGGCGACGCCCGTGGAGGTGGCCAGCATGAACATGACCAGGATCTGGTAGCGAACCGCCTGAAGCGGGCTGGCGCCGGCGATGAGGAGGCCCGTCATCATGCCGGGCAACTGGACGAGGCCCACCGTCTTGAGCGCGTCCACCGTCGGGATCATGCCGGCGCGCACCGCCTCGCGCAGCGGGAGGCGCGCCGCCAGCCGCGGCGGTGCGCCCAGCGCCAGCGCCGAGAGCACCTCCCCGCTGCGCGCGCGCATCTCCGCCTTCATCCGGTCGAGAACGAGGCCGCTGGCCACCATGCTGTTCCCGATGATCATGCCGCTGACGGGGATGACGTAACGCGCCTGGCCGGGAATCAGGCCGAGGAGCAGCAGGAGGGCGAGGGTGACCGTCTCGGCCAACGTGATCCCCGCCGCGGGCGGAAGGAAGCGGCGCGGCAGCCCGGCGCCGCGCTGCCCGGCGTTCTGGACGGCCACCCCGGCCATGAGCGCCAGGAGGAGCGCGATCCACGGCCAGGCGGCCAGCCGGAAGACCAGCTCCAGCACGTAGCCCATCACCAGGAGCTGCACCAGCGCCCGGGCGGCGCCCACCATCAGGTCGCGCTCCAGCGCCAGGCGCTGGCTGTAGGAGACGACCAGCGCCAGGGCGACGAAGACGAGCGTCACCAGCACCGAGAGGCCGCTCACGCCGGCTCCCTCCCCCCCGTCGCCCGGCCCAGCAGCTCCCCGGCCAGGAAGCGCCGGCCGGCCTCGCTGGCCGGCCCGGCGAAGAAGGCCGCCGCCTCGCCCGCCTCCACCCGCTCGCCCGCCCAGAGCAGGAGGACGTGGTCCGCCACCCGCCGCGCCTGCGCGAGGTCGTGCGTCACCCAGACCACCGTCAGCCCGGCCCGCTCCACCAGGCCGCGCACCGTCTCCTCGACGCGCAGCGCCGCTCCCGGGTCGAGCGAGGCGGTGGGCTCGTCCAGCAGCAGCACCTCGGGCCGGTTGGCGAGCGCCCGCGCCAGCGCCACCCGCTGCTGCTCGCCGCCGGAGAGGCCGTCCACGCGCCGCGCCGCCATCTCCGGCCCGAGCGCCACCTCGCGCAGCAGCTCCTCCACCGGCGGCCCCTCCTCGCCGCGGCTGGCAGGCCCGAAACGGACGTTCTCGGCCACCGTGCCGGGGAAGAGGTAGGGTCGCTGCAGCACCATCCCCACCCGGCGGCGCAGCGCCCGCACCTCCGTCTCGCGTACGTCCCTGCCGTCCAGCAGGACGCGCCCCCGGTCCGGGTCGCGCAGGCGGTTGAGCAGCGAGAGCAGCGTGCTCTTGCCGGCGCCGGAAGGGCCGATCAGCGCCGTCAGCCCCCGTTCGGCGAAGGTGTGGCGCACCCCGCGCAGGATCCAGCCCCCGCCCGGGGCGGCCACCCAGACGTCTTCCAGCTCCAGGCGCGCCGTCAGTCCCACCCCGCCAGGATCACGGCGCTGCAGGGGCCGCCCAGGGCCGCCGTCGTGCAGAGCAGGCGGGCCCGCGCCAGCGGCCGGCCCCCGTCGTGGACCGGCGTCAGCCCCAGCTCCGGGTCGGCCTCCTCCCAGCCGGCCGTGGGCGGCAGCACCCCCCGCTCCAGCGCCAGGACCGCCACCGCCGCCTCCAGGGCGCCGCTGGCCGCCATGGCATACCCGAGGCCGCCGGCGGGCGCTGTCACGGGCGGCAGGCCCTCGCCCAGCGCGGCGCGCAGCGCCTCCGCCTCGGCGCGGTCGAGGCGCGGCGAACCCGCGGCGTGGGCCACCACCCCGCCCAGGTCGTCCGGCTCCACTCCGGCGTCGGCCAGCGCCGCCGCCACGGCCCGCGCCAGGCCGTCGGCCAGCGCGCCCCCGTCGAGCCGGCTCCCCGCCGCCAGCGCCCGCCCGTAGCCCTCCACCTCGGCCAGGATGCGGGCGCCGCGCGCCCGGGCGTGCTCCAGCCGCTCCAGCGCCAGCCAGGCGGCGCCCTCCGCGACGGTGACGCCGTCGCGGCGACGGTCGAAGGGCCGCCCCGCCTCGCGGCTCACCTCGCCCGAGCGGAGAAGAGGCGCCAGGAGCAGCGGCTCCAGCGAGGACTCGCTGGCGCCGGCCAGCACCACGTCCGCCTCGCCGTCGCGCAGCGCGAGGAGCGCCGTGCCGATGGCGTCCAGGCCCGCGCTGGAGGCCGTGGTGAGCGTGGTATTGACGCCGCGGAAGCCGTACTTCTCCGCGATCACGCCGGCGGCCATGTTGGGGATGATGCGCGGGATGGTGTGCGGTCCCACGCGGCGCGGACCGCCCGTCTGCACCCGCTCCAGCCCCGCGATGAGGTCGCCGGGCCCGCCCACCGAGGTCCCCCCGATGACGCCCACCCGCCAGGGGTCGAGGGCGGAGGGCTCCAGAGCCGCCTCCGTCAGGGCCAGCTCGGCCGCCGCCGCCGCCAGGTGGGTGAAGCGCTCGTTGTTCCGCACCGTGCGCGGCGGCAGGAAGCGTTCCGGCTCGAAGCCCTCCACCCGCGCCACCGCCAGCCGCCCCAACCCCTCCCACTCCTCCACGCCACCCGCGCGGAGAGCCCGCTCGAGG
The nucleotide sequence above comes from Bacillota bacterium. Encoded proteins:
- the fetB gene encoding iron export ABC transporter permease subunit FetB, with product MSGLSVLVTLVFVALALVVSYSQRLALERDLMVGAARALVQLLVMGYVLELVFRLAAWPWIALLLALMAGVAVQNAGQRGAGLPRRFLPPAAGITLAETVTLALLLLLGLIPGQARYVIPVSGMIIGNSMVASGLVLDRMKAEMRARSGEVLSALALGAPPRLAARLPLREAVRAGMIPTVDALKTVGLVQLPGMMTGLLIAGASPLQAVRYQILVMFMLATSTGVASMLTGLLAYRQFFNAAEQLVLPGQAGDGAKAAG
- a CDS encoding endonuclease MutS2, translated to MFDEAVLEKLDFPRILEALAGATAFAPAREAARALRPSADPVLLAERQARLAEAMELRRRDASLPRMPELDPRSWLERLRLGAALGGEELFALLAFLRASARLAAWLLEEGSGAPRLGEEARRLPRLPALEERLARSVAPDGSWLDTASSALAALRRRQRNVEAAVRQRLEAMVRSLAARQVLQEAVVTVRSGRFCLPVRADQRSAVPGIVHDRSESGATFFIEPAAVVE
- a CDS encoding phosphate ABC transporter ATP-binding protein — encoded protein: MGLTARLELEDVWVAAPGGGWILRGVRHTFAERGLTALIGPSGAGKSTLLSLLNRLRDPDRGRVLLDGRDVRETEVRALRRRVGMVLQRPYLFPGTVAENVRFGPASRGEEGPPVEELLREVALGPEMAARRVDGLSGGEQQRVALARALANRPEVLLLDEPTASLDPGAALRVEETVRGLVERAGLTVVWVTHDLAQARRVADHVLLLWAGERVEAGEAAAFFAGPASEAGRRFLAGELLGRATGGREPA
- a CDS encoding beta-ketoacyl-[acyl-carrier-protein] synthase II yields the protein MVSDSARVVVTGVGAVSAFGVGAEALRSGLERALRAGGVEEWEGLGRLAVARVEGFEPERFLPPRTVRNNERFTHLAAAAAELALTEAALEPSALDPWRVGVIGGTSVGGPGDLIAGLERVQTGGPRRVGPHTIPRIIPNMAAGVIAEKYGFRGVNTTLTTASSAGLDAIGTALLALRDGEADVVLAGASESSLEPLLLAPLLRSGEVSREAGRPFDRRRDGVTVAEGAAWLALERLEHARARGARILAEVEGYGRALAAGSRLDGGALADGLARAVAAALADAGVEPDDLGGVVAHAAGSPRLDRAEAEALRAALGEGLPPVTAPAGGLGYAMAASGALEAAVAVLALERGVLPPTAGWEEADPELGLTPVHDGGRPLARARLLCTTAALGGPCSAVILAGWD